A stretch of Ignavibacteria bacterium DNA encodes these proteins:
- a CDS encoding RtcB family protein, which translates to MFDLERKQINDKKFTAENTYLRKEIQSSFKKFLLSFFRKQEAIILHLIFLLVFYKLVPIKKILQGENVPVKIWTEDIEIEAEQQLLQLATLPFIFKHIAVMPDVHAGKGSTIGTVYASKDTVIPAAVGVDIGCGMAAVQTPFRAVHLEGKLAQLRKEIERSIPVGFDEHRKPTQQSLSWKLWEQFFNLHEGVHKLFSKAQKQLGTLGGGNHFIEICLDPKENVWILLHSGSRNIGKTLADVHIEVAQQLMKRWNINVPHKDLSYLPIDTSECKQYLSDVLWAQSYALENRNIMLQLVIKDVRNVLSNGEQFDSIQMVNCHHNYVSLEHHFGHEVWVTRKGAIRAQENDNGIIPGSMGAKSYIVKGLGNSQSFCSASHGAGRKMSRNKARALFTEKDLYEQTKGVECRKDKRVIDEIPEAYKNIDEVMQNQNDLVEIVMQLKQVICVKG; encoded by the coding sequence ATTTTCGATTTGGAACGGAAACAAATCAATGATAAAAAATTTACAGCGGAAAATACTTATTTGAGAAAGGAAATTCAAAGTTCGTTCAAAAAATTTTTGCTTTCGTTTTTCAGAAAGCAAGAAGCAATTATATTACACTTAATTTTTCTCTTGGTATTCTACAAACTCGTGCCGATAAAAAAAATTTTACAAGGTGAAAACGTTCCGGTAAAAATCTGGACAGAGGATATTGAAATTGAAGCAGAGCAACAATTGCTTCAACTTGCTACGCTTCCGTTTATCTTCAAACATATTGCAGTAATGCCCGATGTTCACGCAGGAAAAGGCTCAACTATAGGAACAGTGTACGCTTCCAAAGATACTGTCATTCCTGCAGCAGTTGGCGTTGATATCGGATGTGGAATGGCAGCAGTGCAAACTCCGTTTCGCGCAGTTCATCTTGAGGGAAAACTTGCACAGTTGCGCAAAGAAATCGAGCGTTCCATTCCAGTTGGATTTGATGAACATCGAAAACCAACTCAACAATCGCTTTCTTGGAAGTTGTGGGAGCAATTTTTTAATCTTCACGAAGGGGTCCATAAATTATTCTCGAAAGCACAAAAGCAACTCGGCACACTTGGCGGTGGAAATCATTTTATCGAAATCTGTTTGGACCCCAAAGAAAATGTTTGGATACTGTTACACAGCGGAAGTAGAAACATTGGAAAAACACTTGCTGATGTACATATTGAGGTTGCTCAGCAATTGATGAAACGATGGAATATCAACGTTCCACATAAAGACCTTTCCTACTTGCCGATAGACACTTCCGAATGCAAACAATATCTTTCGGATGTTTTATGGGCGCAATCGTATGCGTTGGAAAACAGAAATATTATGCTGCAATTAGTCATCAAAGATGTTCGCAATGTTCTCAGCAACGGCGAACAATTTGATAGTATTCAAATGGTCAATTGCCATCATAACTATGTTTCATTGGAACATCATTTCGGACACGAAGTTTGGGTAACGCGAAAAGGAGCAATCCGCGCGCAGGAAAATGATAATGGCATTATTCCCGGTTCGATGGGGGCGAAATCATACATTGTGAAAGGATTAGGTAATTCACAATCATTCTGTTCTGCAAGTCACGGCGCCGGCAGAAAAATGTCTCGCAACAAAGCAAGAGCATTGTTCACGGAAAAAGATCTGTATGAACAAACAAAAGGTGTTGAATGCAGGAAAGACAAAAGAGTAATTGACGAAATTCCGGAAGCGTATAAAAACATTGATGAAGTGATGCAAAACCAAAACGACTTGGTGGAAATTGTTATGCAACTCAAGCAAGTTATTTGCGTAAAAGGTTAG